GCCAAAGCTCAAAAGCACATACTTTGGAAATCTCATACCACGCATGAAAAGGtgctttaaagaaaaaaattgtGGCACCTTGATGGTACTTTAACAagtcatctgtgtgtgtgtgtgtgtgtgtgtcgtgtttccACTCTGGTCCAGGAGCACCATCGAGGAGTCCTACGCCAGGTCCATGACCAAACTTGCCAAGACGGCTGGCAACTTCTCTCAGCTTGGGTGAGCTTCCTTCCACGGCTTTCTAGCTTCCTAGGAAATGGGCCGGCAGGAATTCCCGTTCCCGCCTCTGACGTGTCGTCCTTTGCGACAGGACTTTCGCGCCGGTGTGGGACGTGTTCAAGAGCTCAACGGAGAAGCTGGCCATGTGTCACATGGAGCTGgtgaagaagctgcaggacCTCATCAAGGAGGTGCAGAAGTACGTGGAGGAGCAGGCCAAGGCACACAAAAAGGCAagcggatggggggggggggccgttgTTCCGGGTAACGTTGTATTACGCGAATGCAAAGCTTGGACTCATCATTAGCTCAGCCAAGTTGTGACTGTGGAGAATGTCGACGGTACTTCCAGACAAAAGAGGAGGTGGCATCCACCCTGGAGGCCGTGCAGAACATCCAGACCACCTCTCAAGCTCTGCAGAAGTCCAAGGAGAGCTACAACACCAAAACCGTGGAGCAGGAGCGCCTCCGCAAAGAGGGGGCCACCCAGAGGGACGTGGACAAGGTGGGCGATCGCATCGAGACGCGCCGTCACGCAGCGCCCGGTGAAAGCCTTTTCATGTTGAGACTTCAGCACCGGAAGCGTctgcagatgtttttatttccctctgAGAACACGCACACGGCcactgcactgtgtgtgtgtgtttccaggcaTTGTTTATTTGGCTCTTTGTTCTTTGCAGGCTGGAGTGAAAGCTAAAAAGGCCACAGAGACCTACAAGTCATACGTGGAGAAATACGCAGCGGCCAAGTCCGAGTTTGAGCTGAAGATGGCAGAAACCACGCAGGTGCgcccttcatcatcctcatcggATCCATCCGAGGAGCTCATCCGATAAACTCCAAACTAAAATCGGAGCCGGACGCTTCGCCGCTGGAGATGTTTACGCAGTTAGCGTAGCGTTTGTGTCGCGCGGCGCGGcgctgcttcctgtgtttgcCGTTTATGGCTCATCTCCAATGTGGAGATGAGTTCTAAAGTTAAAAACTAGTAtttgtgatctgtgtgtgtcGACGTTAGACTAAtcgtgtgcgcgcacacacacacacaggaagtagcAGAATCAGGAAGGGAAGCGGCTTTACCTCCCTTATTTTTGTTTCACCTGACATCACAAGGGCGATTTGTCGACGGTGGTTTTTAACTGACCGGAGGATCTGTTAATCCGCTTCTCCCGAAACGTCTCTGATTTGCAGAAATTCCAAGACATCGaggaaaatcacatttttcacaTGAAGGAGATCATTCAGTCGTACTCGCGGTCTGTCGACGAGACGCACGTTCAGATAGGAGAGGTGAgtccgcacgcacgcacacgcacacacacacacgcacacacacacgcacgcacacaattAATGCCGTCTTTGATCGCGCTATTCGTTTTGCTGAAAACCAGGAAACGGCCCATTCGACCAATTAAAAAACGAGGGGAACTTCCTGCGAGCCGATCCAGGAGTTTTACAAAGTTCTGCACGGGCTTCTTGATCTCCGCTAGAAAGGAAAAAAGCACGACGTTGGATCCAGCCGTGGCAGCTTTCAAACATCGTTCGGATAACCGAAGTcgagctcctccccccccccggctctcgTTGATCTGGAgctgctcgccgccgccgccgtgattCTCTTATCGTCTGTAGAGGGTGACGCAGCTCCACCGTCGGGAAGTGTCCGTAGTGACGAGCTGCCACAGGTTGCCCCGCCCCCACGGCTCCTTTTCCCGAGGAGGAGACGGGCAGAGCTGCTGCGCCGTGGACAGAACTCCCCACGccagaaacgtgtgtgtgtgtgtgtgtgtgagcaagcTGGATGTGCAGGTCGATGACCCCCATCGTAACTGCAGCACCTGACANNNNNNNNNNNNNNNNNNNNNNNNNNNNNNNNNNNNNNNNNNNNNNNNNNNNNNNNNNNNNNNNNNNNNNNNNNNNNNNNNNNNNNNNNNNNNNNNNNNNggtcgacctctagccctagTCCTACCGATGTAGTCCCCgtttctcctctggacatgtccaaaccatcaaaagTCTGGACTATCTGACCATATCTCCAAAAcatctgaccttcactgtcccgaAAACGATTCACAGGAAGTAAAATTCAGACCCGGTGAGGAGCGAGTCCTGTCCACCGGCTCCACGGCTCCACCGCCCTGGGGTGAGGGAGTGGACCCTTCCGTGCCATGTTCTCAGAGACATGCAGTCgtgagtgtgttagtgtgtttggGGGAGGGGGCGACCGAGGAACGGCCACATCTTAATTCCTATGGCGACTCTTCCTTTTTTAGACGAGCAAAATCTGCCATTGAGGTGGCGTTGCTTTCAAGTGAATTTGATAGAGGAGCGCACAAGTTTATACGCCACACACTGAATTACAATCTTGTCTTTGCTTTCATCAGATCgtatttaatgtatttgtaCACTCCAGTATCAAGTAAAACGTACCTGCTTACATTCTGTATATTCTGTATTCTATCCGACAATCTGTTTGGATAAGAAGGAACCCCCAGAATAAACTTTAAACTGGCTAAAGATAATAAACCATGGGAAGAGTGACGGAGTGGATTCCTCCCCTCGGGGCGGACGAATGAAAAACTCCGAAATTACAGTAAAGAAGTAAAGATTTCAAAGGTTAGATGTGGATCCCAGATGAGACTGAGCTTCTACCAAAAGAGGTAGAACCTGAACCACATGACCACCTCTTCACCAAGAAGAAGCGCTGGAACCGTTCACCCAAAGCAAGGAGAACTTTGTACCCCGTTGAGCGGCGGTTCCTAAAACCTCCTGGAGCGACTATTTGTCACGTCGCTTCTCCTCGACTCCGAAAGCCGCGCCGATGTCGGCCAGATGTGTTTCTAAGGGATGGTGGCGGAGCTGAAGTGAAACGAAGCGTAAGCCCAGGGGATCAATACGCCGCTGGACGAGTCCACGGGACGCACGCAAAGAACTCGCCTTCCTTCCAGAGAGGAAATGTTCAGTCCATAAATATTTAGAGTTCGGTAATTGAAAGAAGCCTCTATTccggtgggaggggggggggttgatcagCCGCCGGCGTCCCGTGTCTCAAGCGCACGTTAACCTTTAACTCGTCTTGGCCGCCGCCTGTGTTTACACTTACtgattgttttttggggggggtggattCGGCGGTCGCTCATGTGACAACCGGGCGACTCGGGATCCGCCTCGCCGAGCGCTCTGAGGTTTTCGGATGAACCCGGCGAAGCCGCCCCCCCCGAGGCCTGTGATGTGATGGACCCGGTCGGCGTTGGAAATCCCTCAGGGGCCCTCGGCGGGTCGGCCGGAACCTCCCTCATGTTGTCCGGGGGGTTCCTAACTTTGGTGGGGGCGGTTTACACCGCAGCAGGCTGCAAGTACTACCTGGCCAACGACGCCTTCGAGTGGACCGGGCTCCTGGGCGCCGTCCTGCTGTCCGTCGGGGTCGTTTTCATGCTCGTCGGCATTTTCAAGCTCGGGGTCTTTTCCTGCTCGCCCGGCAGACCGGGGGACGAGGAGTCGGCGGGTCGTTGGTTCACGCTGAGCGCCGTGATGCAGCCAGGTGTGCCGCGCTTCCCGCCTGCGTACGGAGTCGTCAACCAGGAAGTGTCCCGGCCCGGCAGGCCGGCGAATGCAGCCGTCCCTCCCATCGGTGCCACGATGGCGGCGGCTGGAGAAGGCAGGTCGTGCTTCAGCCAGGAAACACGCAGGTAGGGAGCTAAGTAACTAAGTACATTTACTGGAGTacttttgtacttttatttttgtaaagtgTTAACAACGGTATTTCTACTCTGTGGTCAGTACTTTTACTCGAGTTATAGATCTTCCTTATGTGACCTCCGGTATTTAAATGTGACCTCCGCGGCAATGCCTCCTTGTGAGTCTTtttacccagcatgcaacaCAAAAGCAAATAAAGCGCTGGCGGTTCGGGCTCGGGCCGGATTGAAGTGTTGAAACCTCACAGCCGACTCGGTTTCTTATTAACCACAGAAAGATTTTCACTTCGGCCGTCGGGCCTCTCCGGTCAACACTGATACTTTACTCGCACAAGTTATTATAATTTGAGCAATAAAGTGTGAATTACTTTCTGAAAAGCAACCAAATAAAGCTATTTTGTAGAGGTGAGAGATTTCAGCCTTTTATCATTCACAAAATAAGAAATTGACTTTGAAAGATTTGGTTTCTGCTGTCCGGCTCTGCTCTGTCCTTTGACTCCCTCCGTTCAGGGCTGAGAAGATGGAGGACCAACGAGGACGCGACGAGGACAGCAGCTCCACCTGCTCCGGTCCACCCGCTTACGAGGACATCTACCCCTCCTTCAGCCGGAAGCACAACCCGACTTAAACGCCTCACGGAATCCTCACGTTTCACGCCCATCTTGGCTTTGGATGGGTTAAAGGTCCATCAGCACGACCCGATGAAGATGTCCTGCAGGAACCCGTCGAAGGCTCCATGGTAGTGAAGATAGAAGCCATCTTGGTGGAGGTTCCTCTCACAGCTGGACACCTCAGTAATGATCTGCTGGGTCCGTTTCCTGGTTTGTAAGCAGGATAACACAAAAACTATAGAATGGATTTCCATAAAACTTGGCGGAACCGACCCCATACCGGTGCTGATCCAGAGGCAAGGGGTGGATCCAGGACTTTTTAATTCTTCTACATTACAAGattaatttgtttaaatgttcTGTGACTGCTGGCGTCTGTGGAGTCGCAGAATAAAAATTTAAATCCAacagatttaaatatttgtggatatttaaaatgattattttgtattgacaccttttttttttctaataaagtttttctgtgtttgtgttgcgttcaaAAGCGACCGTGAAAAAAGATTATCCCCTTAATaagaagttagaaaggcaaaGAACAAAAAGTACTGCAATGAGTGGTGGAAAGTACACGAGTACTGGACTGAAGTACAGCTTTGTAGTACATTTACTGGAGTATTTCCATTCTCTGCCTCTTTTTAGTTCACAGAAGCAAAACTGAAACTTAAACGAGATGATAAATTAGCTTCAATATTTAAGTTATTAAACATTCATGCATCAATTATATTTTTATCATCTTTAGGTACATTTGAgcctaatttttttttgttggagtAACTTAATCTATACTTTAATATCGATTTCGAGTATCGCACTTGTATCTGCAgctcatttggggggggggggggggcttccctgCTCCACACGGGGGCAGAAACGCGCTCCGTCCGTGTGTGAGTCAGATCTGGCGGTTTCACCGGTTGACCGGGTGGTTGATGTACCGGTAACCTGACGTCATTCTACTGCTGCTCATTGGAAGCTTCgttgttatttttatgtttgtttgtttgtagtaGTGTGTACTTTACAAGGTGATAaactataaaagcactcagagagcgcagacctccgccaagcagctcgttccccttcCTAATTGGgttttacaccgtccacgtggtgatctggatcatcatcagaggGTTCTAGATTAtttttggtgtctttatacatgaaaagtaaagtgaatcagagtttgaaGCCCCTCCCTTAAAGGAATCGTTTAATAAACTGGTGCTTTAAAAAGTCCGTCTATAAGCTTTTAGTCTTAATtaaattctatatttttttctaatgatTACCTGCCAGTCACTTCCAAAATTATAtcgcagcagcaggaagcatttaaaaatgaaacataaaataaattaattctttaaaataaaatacaggcGCGCATCTTTTttaaaagaaccccccccccctcataaatATCATATTAACTTATGCGACATTTCTGTGGCTCCAAGCCTGCGCCGTTTCCCTGCGCGCATCTTAACCCGCAACGCGATATGACTTCCATTCTCTTTACAGCACAGGAAACGCTGAACTCAATCCAGGCTCCAGGTTTCAGGTTATCAGTAGTTTTGtggtttatttgatcatttcCCGATGGAAATCCTTGTAATAACACTTATTATTATGTTATCATCACAAAACAATAATCTGTGTATTCGCAATTATCTTAGAGCCTCTTAAATACATACTTATAAATGTCCGGAGCTGAGTTGACGCAGGTTCCTGAAGGCAACAggtgtttgtcttcctctcttcatCGCTGCTGCACTGAATAAACTCACAATGACTCACAatctgtgtttctttgtcaCGTGTTTTCCAGGACGCGCGTGCATTTTGCAGCCTCTGAAGTGGTTTGACTGGGCAGGCGGAGGCCCTCTCACCAAACCACCGTGCACGCGCTCCCAGGTCGACGCTTGCGGACGAATTTAAAATCCACATTATAGAgatgccttttatttttttattttttttacttttggaaACAAAAATACCCAAAAGGCTCCGATAATCCCTGCATGGGAGGGAAGCACGATGAGAGGAACGAGCAGCGGCCCTGCCGTGGACCGGGCCCAGGTAAAAGAtaatgctttgtttttttaaacccatCAGTTCCCGATCAGGCCAATTAATCAAGAGAAATTACAAACGCACGTGCAAGAGCCAGGAGGCCGCGCGCTCCCGGCACACCGACTCGACGCCAGCGGCGCGCCCGGTGTGCGTCACGCCCGGATTCCATGCGCCTTTATATTTACCGGTAGTTCAAAGtgtcttttaaaaaaaggaaaagttcCTGCCTGAATATAAAAAGGTCCCAgagccgcgtgtgtgtgtgtgtgtgtgtgtgcgtgtgttgcgTGCGCGCTACTGCAGGGCGTGAAGCTTGGGAGGCGGGGGGGATAAATGGATTCCATGTTTGCAGGAAAACGCACTGGAGGCACAGGAACACTTTGTTGTCAATGAAAAACACGTGACACCGATCAAATGGGaattatttttctgttgttccagCCTTTGTCGTTCGGGTCGCTCGCCGGTGGTGGCGCCACCCGTGCGCACGCGTGCGTCTAACGTGAGCGCCGATTCCACGGCCGCATGTCTCCGAGGGCCCTCGAACCCTTTCTTGAAGGTGTGTATGCATTGAATGTATAAAAAGTTggatcaaccaatcagaagggaGATGTCAGGCAtcttttaatttcagattaCTTCAAACAATCAGAAAATCTGGATTATTTTCATACAGGGGTTGCAGTTTTCATATACATCAATACAACACGAAGCAAATATTGACAAATGATCAATCAGTCAAGTGATTAACTCCGCCCTCCAGATGGTGAAAGCATCTTTCTCCAGAACGggtttctgcccccccctcagtgAACGCAACAGTGAGTATAACATTTCACACTTGCAGAAATTCGGAGTGGGAGAAAAGCAAACATGGGAGAATTTGGGAGCCGCGTATTTTAGCAAAGAAATCCTGTGTtgtattaatatttcacctTCTGGGAAAACTTCTGTCGCTGACAATTTAAGGAGCGCGGCACCAGGCGTGATGTCAATTTACCGTTCCGGCGGTATTTTACGACTTTATTGAATTAGGGCAGAAAGTCTGCGGTGGGTCGAGGAGGAGAGGTGAAGAAACCGGAGCGAGGATGGAAAGACGGGGGacttatttttgtttcaaatgTCCACATATGGTCCTTGTTTCGGCCTCGGTGCGGAGAATCTCAGcgccgacctttgacccccctgCTCCTCAGACTAACATGATTTTGGCTTGGCTCGCTTTGAGTTTGGCTCGACCTCCTGTCCCTGAAGTTCAAAGGTCACCTCCGGGGAGCGGCAAATTAACCCAATGTGTCAAACGGGGCATGACACCATGTTCAGCCGAGCCCCGCCGCACAAATATTCTCATTTCCACTTGCATGATTTGATGTTAAGCCGTCTCTTGTCcgcttctttttccttttctttttttttgcgggTCATTTTAAATTCTACCTCTCTTCAGAGTTTATGGTGTGTGactaattccccccccccttttaaccTCCCCATCCTTTTCTGACGTAGTCCCACCCCTCTACACGGAAATCTCTTCTTCCCTattctcctctgtctcttttccGTCTTTGAaatcttctgcttttctttcgGGGTGGGACGTCTCCttaagatgccccccccccccctctccccttctctctttctgcgGTTAAAGACATTTCAGTTCAGCTGTCACAAATTATGTTCGCCTGTCCAGCTGTCAAaacaggggggtggggggggtgtcccTTTCATTCCACCTCACATGCTACGAAAGGCgatgggagggaggagggcTTTATCGCTCGTGTTTGGACACAAGCAATTATCCctaattattgtttttcttttcagtgtcCCTGTCCCGATGGAGGTCTGACGAGACGGACAGGCAGTAATCCGCTCCAGTCGTCCAGAATCGGCGGGCCTTCGGCGTCCGGGCTCAGTCCCGGGACTCAGTCCTGGGACTCGGCGGCTTTCATCTCAATGTGAGTCAGGAGTTGATTCAAACACGGAGTGATTGGAGAATTAACCCCTGGGACCCGGCGTTCAATGGGCTCAGCGACGAGATTATATGTGTTGATGGCAGGCTTTTAGATTCGGCGGGCTTTCAGAACTTCGGCTGTTAAATCAAGGCACAAGATCTTTGCCTTCGGGTCGTCGCTattcgtcctcctcttctccctcctggCGACTCGCGCTTCAGCCGCAAAAGCCCTGAAACGGTGCACAAGTCGGAAAAGAAACTCCGCCGGGTGTTTGTCGGATGAGTCGGCAGATGTCGGCCTCATTTCGCGATTCAAGATGGCATCTGGCTGCGCGTCTTTCAGGCCTGACTTACCTGGTGTCACCTGTGTCTCGTTTTCCTTCGGTCCCGTCTGTCTCACCTTAAACGTTAATCCGGTGTAACAACTCTCCCCCAGATTAATGCTTAATCCTGTTGTTTGGGGAGTTTCTTgagtccatttttttttttttttaataaaacgtGCATTAACCAATTcttggccactagggggcagcaaaaaaagaaaagaaatcgcGACAGAGCTCGGGTTTAGCACGGTGGCTAATACAAATTTGGACGATGCAAATTTCCATTTTGGAAAACACTCCTACAGAAAGGGAACATCCCAAATCCAGGAAGTGAGTGTTTGAAAGATTTCTCTTTGGTCTcttttaatataaaattattGATCATAAAGCAGAAGACAAACGTAAACACGGCGCTCCAATCtcctttcagccaatcacaaaacCCAACACACATTCCCTAAGGTCAAAGCGGACCCATGGGACGTCGAGCTTTGTGCCGTCTCCCTGCCCCCGCCCACCCCTGCAGCCCCTCCCCAGAGGTGGTACTTCTTGGCCGGCatgacatcccccccccccccccccctctaattcCTCTCTCCTATGGTCTGATCCACCCTTTATTTGTGTCCTGAGTCTATAGTGGAGACGTTACATGGCAAATCTCCATTGTCCCGCCTCGGCCTCTGCGTGTAATCTCTCTGGTCAAAGGGAATATCCAGCGATTAGCCCCCTGCAAATTACGAGGGGTGATCAATGTGTCTGTTCAGCCCTCATTAACTGCTAACAGGGCTTCATCAGAACCACCCACGGTACCGGGACCTTCAACCTCTCACCCCTGACACCCGGAACTTTCTCACGTCGGCTCCCCCGACGTCATTTTCTTTAATTAGCGATACTCTTCTTTTAGTGTATCCGTGTAAAACGAGATGAGTAAAAAAAGATCGTAAAGCGGATAAAAGACCCGCCCTGATGTCACAAACGGGCCGCCATCGCCCCGGTGACATCGCACGCCGGCGGCGGCCGCGGTGAAAGGACGGTCGTGTCATTCAGGGACACCACGGGCCGAGTTGTCGCAGGACCACCCATTTGTTCCATGTGTCGGACAAACAGAGGATTCTGGGTGTAATATCTAGCAGATGGGGGGGGTCAGCTAGCCGAATGGGGTCCTCTATGATGCTGGTCAACTGGTCACTCCTCCCGGCCCATTAGCCACCTGGGATCAGCATGTTTTGTCAGCTTTTCCCCAGTTTtaggtttcattcattctgctttGAAATCAAACACGCACCCAGAAACAAAGCgttctcagacacacacacacacacacacacacgcacacacacacgcgcacgaaGGAGAACACGCCCAGATGACGCCTcgacacacacgtgcacagcAGACATGTGCTATAAACGTCCTTTTATTTCTGTCGATATTTGCTTAGGCTGCTAAATATCTTGACGTCTGCCGGATGAGTCGGCACGAAACGCCAACGCGGACTTGAACCAAATATGGTGTCGCATAAATACGGCGTGGGACGTCCCGGGTTCCGGGTCCCCATCAGATTCAGATGCAGTTTCTGTTGATCTATTTAcggaaaccttttttttctgggAGCAAAGGATGGCGTCAGGTGACCTTCATCGCACGACTGTGACCTTTGTCATGTGATGAAGGTCACAGTTAAAACTTGTCGGCTAcggaaataaaatgttctttctGTGAACGACACGTGAAGATGAAGAGCGTTTGGCATCATTTCTAGTCGTTTACGCTCAACATGGCGTCGTAACTTTTGTTCCAGGCAATATTACGGCGTGACTTTTTCCCAACGCCCGCTTCATGGGGTTAACATTAACTGGGACAGACTCCGTTAGAAACCCGCACATACTAAACCCACATGTTGGACGCCTTTCGTGCTTTTCGCCAGTGAATTAAAGGCCGCGGACAGATTTAAAGTGATAAGTGCGGGAACTTTGGCGGATGAAAGAGGAGCTTGTTGCCACTTTCCCTTCCCAAAGCTGCAACATCTTAGGATTCACCTTTCAGCCTGTCACAGAAATCGCTGCCGAGAGTTCAAGTACGACACGATGtgtgaaacacaaaggaaagcgATACCCTTTGGGGTCCCGGTGGTGTCCAGACTGCGCACGGAAATGAAGAGTTATATTACAAAATACTGAATACCAATTTTGGGGAaggggggaggcagggggggggggggggggtgctgatcATTATCAGATGTAGAGGAGAGAGTCTGTTACGTTTGAACACTTTGGTTTCTCACGGTGGTTTGAAGCGGAGCTGCTCGCTCCGGCGTTCCTGCTCGTTTAACGAGGGAGGCGACATCTCGGAGCCAAATTGCATCGACGCGTTCCGCCATCGCCGATTAGCCGACGGAGGTCGAGGTGAATCCGAGCCGCGTTGTTCACATGCCGACCTTTCGTCGGTCGTGGCAGCAGATATTTTGCCGGTCTGGCCGTCCCGCCTGCGTTCGAGGAGCCCTCCGGAGCACCATCCTTTAATTGTGGCTTTCTCTGCGGCGATGCTTTCAAAGTGGCGGTAAagatgctgctgatggaggaggagacaatgaCAGTTTAAAAACGTGATGacgaggaataaaaaaaaagaaagaaagacaatcGTAAAAGTCGACTGTCATTTGATGACGCTTgatttatttcactgttttgCACGGCTGTGATCGTCGGCCTTTTTAACAATCGGCTTCCTCGCCACATGAAGAGCGTGCTGAGTGGGTGATGCGTTCACTGTCCTAATGGGGGAACAAACAACACTGTTTTGTTGCTTGACAACACGTGTTGTTTGACCGGAATCTGAGCATCAGCACCAAACCAACCCGCAGCGGTGAAGCCCTAGCGCCGCCGTCGTGCTAGCGATTAGCTGCCAGCGCGAGGCCCGCTGGGTAAAAGCGACATCCATCTTCACATGCGTGTGGTTTTCTGGGACGATGACTGCAACCTTTTAGCTCTGCGGCGCAGAGAAGACCACACCTGAAGCATTGATTACGCCCCTAAAACTTTATTATTATGAAGCTAATTGTGCGCCGGCTTTCAGATCGAGGTCACCGGCGGATGAAAGTCAATAAAGTGTGGTATTTGCGGGGTTGCCGGTAAATCCACTTCAACGTAAACGATCCAGCAGCCGCGGCACTTATTAACCAGACGGTTGGACGTTCAAGAAAGGAATTTCAGCGTGATTTGTCGAACATTGCAAAACCTTCTGGCTGAGAAATGATGGATGTTGCCCCCGTAGCGAGGGGCGTGTGAGAGTCCCGGCGTGCGGAGAGTAATGGCTGTGGGGCAACCGAATGTGGCTAGCGCTCGCATGAAAGTAGCTAAAAGAGTCACAGattaaaaagttaaatattAGAATTGCAGATTAATATTTCTCCTTCACAAACTCGTGGAAGAATTTTTACAACATCTTGAGGAAAGCTAAAGAAAACGATGAAGGCATCATCCGGTGAGCCAAGGAACGGCGAATGGGAGCCGCTGCTATCAGATGTAGGGCAGTGTGGGACCCCGTGGGGCAGACCAcccatgaacccccccccccccccccccccaggctgcagCTGGATGAGACACAATGCAGGAGCATGGGAACCGAGCATCGGCCGCCGGCGGTGGAGCCGGTCTTTAAACCGGGGATATTTTTGGTTCAGAAGGACCGAACGGTCTTGCTTATAGCGCCTGCCAGGTTTCTAGGATTTCCTTATCCTTATCTGagcctttgtttgtttggggcGACGTCCTCAGAGGCTTCCAGAAATGTGCGGTTGAAACCGATGCAGATGGAGACGGTATTTTTAGAGTTCTGTCAGTCCTGAGAAAAGGACGCAGGCATCGCATCCGAAACCTTTGATATCAGGAGTCCGAATCCAAAAACGTGTCCCCAtccattaacccccccccaacccaaacCCTCCTCTTCAACACTGTTATAAAAGCTTATAACAGCGCTCCGCCGCCGCGTTTAGGTTAAGTAACCCCCGGGGTTAATAAAGTAAACAAAGGTAAAACCGTGCAAAATGGTCGCAATGAAAGCCAGGCTAAGTAAACCGAGCGCAGTTTACGAGACAGCAGGTCAGGGCTGCGTACGTGGGGGGGCTGTAATGTAAACCAGGTGATGCGTTGCGTTCTGATTTACGGAGGCTCAACGGGAAGAAAGGATCGTAGAAGAATCGCATGTGAGAGATCGCTAATCG
The nucleotide sequence above comes from Brachionichthys hirsutus isolate HB-005 chromosome 19, CSIRO-AGI_Bhir_v1, whole genome shotgun sequence. Encoded proteins:
- the LOC137908723 gene encoding F-BAR domain only protein 2-like, coding for MITPYFLESFWGEKNNGFDVLYHNMKHGQISSKELTDFIRERSTIEESYARSMTKLAKTAGNFSQLGTFAPVWDVFKSSTEKLAMCHMELVKKLQDLIKEVQKYVEEQAKAHKKTKEEVASTLEAVQNIQTTSQALQKSKESYNTKTVEQERLRKEGATQRDVDKAGVKAKKATETYKSYVEKYAAAKSEFELKMAETTQKFQDIEENHIFHMKEIIQSYSRSVDETHVQIGEEVKFRPGEERVLSTGSTAPPPWGALGGSAGTSLMLSGGFLTLVGAVYTAAGCKYYLANDAFEWTGLLGAVLLSVGVVFMLVGIFKLGVFSCSPGRPGDEESAGRWFTLSAVMQPGVPRFPPAYGVVNQEVSRPGRPANAAVPPIGATMAAAGEGRSCFSQETRRAEKMEDQRGRDEDSSSTCSGPPAYEDIYPSFSRKHNPT